Proteins encoded by one window of Longimicrobium sp.:
- a CDS encoding UDP-2,3-diacylglucosamine diphosphatase — protein MSEKPVYVVSDTHLGAVPRETERAFRGFLDHVSTEASALLINGDLFDFWFEYRSVILREHYRVVAKLAEVVEAGVRVWFVGGNHDAWGGSFLRDEVGVELLQGPVEMTLGGRRALVAHGDGVGRGDFKYRALKTVIRHPLSIGAFRLLHPDLGRRIALRASTTEHKADGGDAAARGRARFIRGWALEQLRENPALELVVAGHAHLASVEEVEPGRWYLNSGDWLRDYNYAVLPPGGGAPELRRWGAGDAQRSD, from the coding sequence ATGAGCGAGAAGCCCGTCTACGTCGTCTCCGACACGCACCTGGGCGCCGTCCCGCGCGAGACGGAGCGCGCCTTCCGCGGCTTCCTGGACCACGTCTCCACCGAGGCGTCGGCGCTCCTCATCAACGGCGACCTCTTCGACTTCTGGTTCGAGTACCGCTCGGTGATCCTGCGCGAGCACTACCGCGTGGTGGCCAAGCTGGCCGAGGTGGTGGAGGCGGGGGTGCGGGTGTGGTTCGTGGGCGGCAACCACGACGCCTGGGGCGGCAGCTTCCTGCGCGACGAGGTGGGCGTGGAGCTCCTCCAAGGTCCCGTGGAGATGACGCTGGGCGGGCGGCGCGCGCTCGTCGCCCACGGCGACGGCGTGGGCCGCGGCGACTTCAAGTACCGCGCGCTCAAGACGGTCATCCGCCACCCGCTGTCCATCGGCGCGTTCCGGCTGCTGCACCCGGACCTGGGGCGGAGGATCGCGCTGCGGGCCTCGACCACTGAGCACAAGGCGGACGGCGGCGACGCGGCGGCGCGCGGCCGGGCGCGCTTCATCCGCGGCTGGGCGCTGGAGCAGCTCCGCGAGAACCCGGCGCTGGAGCTGGTGGTCGCCGGCCACGCGCACCTGGCGAGCGTGGAGGAGGTGGAGCCCGGCCGCTGGTACCTGAACTCGGGCGACTGGCTGCGCGACTACAACTACGCCGTGCTCCCCCCGGGCGGCGGCGCGCCGGAGCTGCGGCGGTGGGGTGCGGGCGACGCACAGCGGTCGGATTGA
- a CDS encoding thioesterase family protein has product MTSAPPSCTVELRARYSETDQMGIVYHANYLPWCEIGRTELIRRLWKSYAEVEKDGVLLAVTDASLRYHASARYDDLVRVVTTLEQVRSRGVTFLYEIYRVEDGGGTKKLVTARTSLIAIDPTGTPRTLPPALLEAFRNGVTE; this is encoded by the coding sequence ATGACGTCCGCGCCCCCGTCCTGCACCGTCGAGCTCCGCGCCCGCTACTCCGAGACGGACCAGATGGGGATCGTCTACCACGCCAACTACCTGCCGTGGTGCGAGATCGGCCGCACCGAGCTGATCCGCCGGCTGTGGAAGTCGTACGCCGAGGTGGAGAAGGACGGCGTGCTGCTGGCCGTCACCGACGCCTCGCTGCGCTACCACGCCAGCGCGCGCTACGACGACCTGGTGCGCGTGGTGACCACGCTGGAGCAGGTGCGCTCGCGCGGCGTCACCTTCCTGTACGAGATCTACCGCGTCGAAGACGGCGGGGGGACGAAGAAGCTGGTGACCGCCCGCACCTCGCTGATCGCCATCGACCCCACGGGCACCCCGCGCACCCTGCCCCCGGCGCTCCTGGAAGCCTTCCGCAACGGCGTCACGGAGTAG
- a CDS encoding HEAT repeat domain-containing protein encodes MKPRRAPHPTPRRRWSGEASCRCCRGFSRPRTYPRHPRLLLASLALLAACAAPPPGTAPRAAAAASDLDVHAALLRLEDRREYDARALESAAALPGPALRRRAALAAGRIGDRRGVLLLVRLLADPDTSVAATAAFALGEIGDTTTVPTLVRYVSADRIAAMPTVVGEAALALGKMPRAAAGRQAVEALLRAAPRTGPGVQRAVGQALLAVWRYPRPADAAPILPWLDSADPEVRWRAAYALSRRPDPRGTEALFARVADPEPLVRSFAVRALTRALADSSSVGAARALQALRTATGDPDHAVSVNAVRALGTYDAPESLQRLRELLRGDDVYLAITAAESLGRLAGKAAAAAPDLRETALDRSRPVFLRTTALAALAEVAPADARPAADALAGEEGWRPRSAAARTYAALRAWDRVGELARDRDGRVAAAALEAAVAEAGDSVGPIRGLLLAGLEHPDVIARYNALTGLQQLADPATAPAVLDAYERAQRDSLNDAALAALDALGALRRRDEGIGRAFFARFPRSGDYLVRQRAAAALGDTLAAPWGPPLPIETGRPEGDYRRIVERTVLAGARPRARIVTDRGEIEVDLFADDAPLTVESFLALARRGYFDGQEWPRVVPNFVIQGGDPRGDTSGGPGYAIRDEMNRHPYLYGTLGMALSGPDTGGSQWFLTHSPQPHLDGGYTVFGRVTRGMDVVGRVLPGDRILRIEEVR; translated from the coding sequence TTGAAGCCTCGCCGCGCCCCGCACCCGACGCCGCGCCGAAGGTGGTCCGGCGAGGCTTCCTGCCGTTGTTGCCGCGGCTTCAGCCGCCCCCGGACCTACCCCCGGCACCCCCGGCTCCTCCTCGCCTCGCTCGCGCTCCTCGCCGCCTGCGCCGCGCCGCCGCCCGGCACCGCCCCCCGCGCCGCCGCGGCAGCGTCGGACCTCGACGTCCACGCCGCGCTGCTGCGGCTGGAGGACCGCCGCGAGTACGACGCGCGGGCGCTGGAGTCCGCCGCCGCGCTGCCCGGCCCCGCGCTGCGCCGCCGCGCCGCCCTGGCCGCCGGCCGCATCGGCGACCGGCGCGGCGTCCTGCTCCTGGTGCGCCTCCTGGCGGACCCCGACACCTCCGTGGCCGCCACCGCCGCCTTCGCGCTGGGCGAGATCGGCGACACCACGACCGTCCCCACTTTGGTTCGCTACGTCTCCGCGGACCGGATCGCCGCGATGCCGACGGTGGTCGGCGAGGCGGCGCTCGCGCTGGGGAAGATGCCACGCGCCGCCGCGGGCCGGCAGGCGGTGGAGGCGCTGCTGCGCGCGGCCCCGCGCACCGGCCCCGGCGTGCAGCGCGCCGTCGGGCAGGCGCTGCTGGCCGTGTGGCGCTACCCGCGCCCGGCCGATGCCGCGCCGATCCTCCCCTGGCTCGACTCCGCCGACCCCGAGGTGCGCTGGCGCGCCGCGTACGCCCTCTCGCGCCGCCCCGACCCGCGCGGCACCGAGGCCCTCTTCGCCCGCGTGGCCGATCCCGAGCCGCTGGTGCGCTCCTTCGCCGTGCGCGCGCTCACCCGCGCGCTGGCGGACTCCTCGTCCGTCGGCGCGGCGCGGGCGCTCCAGGCGCTGCGGACGGCCACGGGCGACCCCGACCACGCCGTCAGCGTCAACGCCGTCCGCGCGCTCGGCACCTACGACGCGCCCGAGTCGCTCCAGCGCCTGCGCGAGCTGCTGAGGGGGGACGACGTCTACCTCGCCATCACCGCCGCCGAGTCGCTCGGCCGCCTGGCGGGGAAAGCGGCCGCCGCCGCCCCCGACCTGCGCGAGACCGCGCTCGACCGCTCGCGGCCGGTCTTCCTGCGCACCACCGCGCTCGCGGCCCTCGCCGAGGTCGCGCCCGCCGACGCCCGGCCCGCGGCCGACGCGCTCGCGGGCGAGGAGGGGTGGCGCCCGCGCTCCGCCGCCGCGCGCACCTACGCCGCGCTCCGCGCCTGGGACCGCGTCGGCGAGCTCGCGCGCGACCGCGACGGGCGCGTGGCCGCCGCGGCGCTCGAGGCCGCCGTCGCCGAGGCGGGAGACAGCGTAGGGCCGATCCGCGGCCTCCTGCTCGCCGGGCTCGAGCACCCCGACGTCATCGCCCGCTACAACGCGCTCACCGGGCTCCAGCAGCTCGCCGACCCCGCCACGGCGCCGGCGGTGCTCGACGCGTACGAGCGGGCGCAGCGCGACTCGCTGAACGACGCCGCGCTGGCCGCCCTCGACGCGCTGGGGGCGCTGCGCCGCAGGGACGAGGGAATCGGCCGCGCCTTCTTCGCCCGCTTCCCGCGCTCCGGCGACTACCTGGTGCGCCAGCGCGCGGCCGCCGCGCTCGGCGACACGCTGGCCGCGCCGTGGGGGCCGCCGCTGCCGATCGAGACCGGGCGCCCGGAGGGGGACTACCGGCGGATCGTGGAGCGGACGGTGCTCGCCGGCGCGCGGCCCCGGGCGCGCATCGTCACCGACCGAGGCGAGATCGAGGTGGATCTGTTCGCCGACGACGCGCCGCTCACGGTGGAGAGCTTCCTGGCGCTCGCCCGCCGGGGGTACTTCGACGGGCAGGAGTGGCCGCGCGTGGTCCCCAACTTCGTGATCCAGGGGGGCGACCCGCGGGGGGACACTTCCGGCGGTCCGGGGTATGCCATCCGCGACGAAATGAACCGGCACCCGTACCTGTACGGCACCCTGGGGATGGCGCTCTCGGGGCCGGACACGGGCGGGAGCCAGTGGTTCCTCACCCACTCCCCGCAGCCGCACCTGGACGGCGGCTACACCGTCTTCGGGCGGGTCACCCGGGGGATGGACGTCGTGGGCCGGGTCCTTCCCGGCGACCGCATCCTCCGCATCGAAGAGGTTCGCTGA